The sequence CCTTTAGCCGAGCGCAAGTTAAAAATGCTACAGGTTTGAGGGCATTTGATCGGGTGATGACATCACTCAGTGAATGGGTATCACTCACGAATGGCGCGCCGACAGGAGCACCGTAGGCAGCATTCCCACGCAGAGCGTAGGGACGATGGGAAGGGCGCTGGGTGCCTCGACGGCGAACCTAGCCTCACGGCTGGCGAAGCTGGGTTCACTGTTCACGAACTTAGCTTCGCTCGTCAGGGAGCTGGTCTCGCTCCTACCAAGTTGGCTTCGCCGCTGACGAGGCTGGGTTCGCTATTCACGAACCTGGGTTCGCGAATAGGGTGGCTGACTTCGTACCTGGCGGAATCATTTGCAAGCTGGCCCAAACGTCCCTGGTTGGTGGGGTGCTGCGTATGTTCTCTGGCCCGTGCCAGAGTGGTCGAATATGATGGACGAAATAAAGTCGCCATCAACATCATGTTTAGAAAGCAGCCCCCGCCCGAGCCGTCTAAATCTGGCCAACCCGACCAGTCGCAAAGCCTCAGCAACGTGACCCTAACTGGGGGCATGGTGCAGATGGGGCAGGCGGGGCGCGACCAACAGCAAAACCAAACAGGCGACCTGCAAACCCAGCAGCAGGGTATTACTGGCACAGAAGTGGTGACGTTGCTAGAGCAGCTAGAAACAGCGGTTAAAGGGGCAGCCATTAGCCCAGCCCTACAAGAAGAATTGCTCGACTATTTGCGCCCGGCAAAGCGGGAAGCCGCAAAAGAAAAACCTAGTAAAGAGCTGGTGGGGCAAAACCTGAAACAGGTGAGCGAAACCATCAAAACCTTGGAAGAAACTACCGAAGCTGGGAAAAGCCTGTGGCAAACAAGCGCAGAAATCTTTAGAACGGTTGCGCCTTGGGTTGGGGTGGCGGCGGCATTTTTTGGTGCTTGACCCAAAGATTTGGGTTAAATGCAGGGATGGCGTGCCGGATAAACCTTAATAATGACATTGCAAGAGCAGAGCATCGGCGACAGCCAAATTGAAGATAGCCAAGTTCAGCTCACTCAGGCTGAGGGGGATGCGGTTAGCTTTCAAAATAGCCACGATAATCGGGTCACGATCAACAACACAATCTTGCGGTTGTTTGGTCAGCCTGTTGCCCCTGAGGTGGATTGGGATTGGGCAACGCGGCTGTTGGAGCAAAAACAGCTCCCAGACATTCGCAAACGGTTGACCGATACTCTGGGCAGAGAGCGCCAGCTGATGGCAGTGGCGCTGCAAGAGCAGTTGGGCTGGGTGGGGCGATCGCCGTTAGAAAGTGAACGAACTTTACAGGTACAAGGAAAAGACCAGGGCAGTCTCGACCCCGGCCAGCTGCTGATTGAAACTTTTGGGCGAGACGACATTGCTGGCAAGCTGCTGATTTTGGGCACCCCAGGGGCAGGCAAAACCACGGCCCTGCTGAGCTTGGCTGAGCAGCTGGTCTGTGGCGCACTGGCCAAACCAAAAACGGTGATCCCCGTTCTGTTTGAACTCTCTACCTGGCGCAAAGACAATCAGAGCATTCGCGATTGGCTGATTGAGCAGCTGTATGAACAGCACAACGGCAACCGCAGAGCCAAACTCTACGAGCAGTGGCTCGATCAGCAGGTGTTGCTGCCCCTGCTGGATGGTTTAGATGAGCTAGGGTTTGAGCGCCAGCAAAAATGCACTCAAAAGCTAAACGAGTTTGCGCGGCAGTACCCGAAGCTGGTGGTCTGTTGTCGGGTGAAGGAATTTGCCCAGGCCAGTATTAAGCTCAAAGAACTAAGGGGGGCCGTCTGTTTGAAACCCTTATCGGATGAGCAAATTCAGGCCTATCTGGAGACACGACGGTCGCCGCTGTGGTCGGTGATTAAGTCTAGTCCTACGCTGCAAACCTTCTTGAAGCCTACAGCTGAGGGTGATCCGGGGCTGCTGCGAATTCCGCTGTTTGTCACCCTGGCGGCCAGCGCCTACAATCCCCAGCATCCGTTTCGCACCAAAGCAGACTTGCTGAATCAATACGTTGATCGCCAGTTATCACCAGAAGTGCGAGAGAGCGATCGCCGCAGCAACCTCAAAAAACGCGATTGGGCCTACACAACGCCAGAGCTAGAGCCAAACTGGCGACAAATCGAGCGCACGCTGAGTTGGCTGGCAGGGCAGCTTCAACAAACCAATACGGTAGATATTCTGATTGAGCAGATTCAGCCAAGTTGGTTAGAGTCAAAGGAAGCCCGACGGCAATATCGGCTGGTTGTCTGGCTGATTGTTGGGCTAATTAACGGGCTGCTTAGTGGATTAATTATTGGGCCAATTGGCAAGTTAATTAGCGGGCCAATGATTGGGTTAATTGCAGGGCTAATTGGTGGGCTAGTTATTGGGTTATTTAGTAACCTGATTGGTGGAATGGTTTTAGGACTAATTACCGGGCTGAGTGATATTAAACCTGTTGAAGCCTTTAAAGTTTCGATGACGTACGAAGTACAACAAAAAGTCTTTAAATTTTTGAGGTGGTCGTTGATATTTGGAATAGTTGGTGGGTTGATGTTTGGGCTTATCGTTGGGCTAATTAGTGGGCTTGTATTCGAACTAATGTTTGGACTGATTGGCGGGTTGATGTTTGGACTGATTGGCGGACTAATTGTTGGACTGATTGATGGGCTGCTTTTTGGGCTGATTGGCGGACTAATTGTTGGACTGATTTACGGGCTGAAGCAAGATTTGCAACTACAATTGCGTTCAAACCAAGGCATTTGGAATTCGCTTCAAAGCTTTTTGTGGAC is a genomic window of Nodosilinea sp. E11 containing:
- a CDS encoding NACHT domain-containing protein translates to MTLQEQSIGDSQIEDSQVQLTQAEGDAVSFQNSHDNRVTINNTILRLFGQPVAPEVDWDWATRLLEQKQLPDIRKRLTDTLGRERQLMAVALQEQLGWVGRSPLESERTLQVQGKDQGSLDPGQLLIETFGRDDIAGKLLILGTPGAGKTTALLSLAEQLVCGALAKPKTVIPVLFELSTWRKDNQSIRDWLIEQLYEQHNGNRRAKLYEQWLDQQVLLPLLDGLDELGFERQQKCTQKLNEFARQYPKLVVCCRVKEFAQASIKLKELRGAVCLKPLSDEQIQAYLETRRSPLWSVIKSSPTLQTFLKPTAEGDPGLLRIPLFVTLAASAYNPQHPFRTKADLLNQYVDRQLSPEVRESDRRSNLKKRDWAYTTPELEPNWRQIERTLSWLAGQLQQTNTVDILIEQIQPSWLESKEARRQYRLVVWLIVGLINGLLSGLIIGPIGKLISGPMIGLIAGLIGGLVIGLFSNLIGGMVLGLITGLSDIKPVEAFKVSMTYEVQQKVFKFLRWSLIFGIVGGLMFGLIVGLISGLVFELMFGLIGGLMFGLIGGLIVGLIDGLLFGLIGGLIVGLIYGLKQDLQLQLRSNQGIWNSLQSFLWTTLLSYPLVVVLVFGILGPFVIVSQSITEGEIIGAIVNSAWEVFPKFLVPSIFGALLFGFVSGGGKACVQHVCLRFVFWQSGVAPWHLAQFLNYCVERRLLQRVGGRHRFLHREILDHFAQLQPPNSPPA